From one Cyprinus carpio isolate SPL01 chromosome B3, ASM1834038v1, whole genome shotgun sequence genomic stretch:
- the LOC109075817 gene encoding LOW QUALITY PROTEIN: vascular cell adhesion protein 1-like (The sequence of the model RefSeq protein was modified relative to this genomic sequence to represent the inferred CDS: deleted 2 bases in 2 codons) — MLLLQLLIGLLLISFSHGDSQCPVQIIPRSVVVRYGDNVSADCKTSVLHEGMGWEASEGAVPMTKNQNLITWRVPELTEWDIKPLCYINSKRCNNNQCEIELPVTVFKTPDSVFISTVNHRGPMMEGQQYELQCDVHNVAPVQNLTVKWYKGQTLLKQTNFTDTIETPVNKTITLLIGPDRADDGAEYWCEAELDLGADGPQPHPTNSSKPLSIAVYYKPKHSSSTETIIQDDKVMLDCTVKANPAPMYTWDHLKEKNSSSVLKSSALSLGNYTCTATNTLGRDSKVFIVKDSQCPVQIIPRRAVVRYGDNVSADCKTSVLHKGMGWEASEGAAPMTKNQNLITWRVPELTKWDIKPVCYIFYKIGDKDRCEVELPATVYKTPDSVFISTVNHRGPVMEGQQYELQCDVHNVAPVQNLTVKWYKGQTLLHQTNFTDTIKTPVNKTVTLLIRPDRADDGAQYWCEAELDLGAEGPQPHPTNSSKPLSIAVYYKPKHSNSTETIIQDDKVMLDCTVKANPAPMYTWDHLKEKNSSSVLKSSALSPGNYTCTATNTLGRDSKVFIVRDGCPILLSPLDVVVEYGASFSVNCSYSATHQFGLSWDGFDDTVEESEEIFRLWIVVTDWETNLTCYMSSNETQCSQDLPITIYKTPDSVFISTVNHRGPMTEGQQYELQCDVYNVAPVQNLTVKWYKGQTLLHQTNFTDTTETQVNETVTLLIRPDRADDGAQYWCEAELDLGAEGPQPHPTNSSNPLSIAVYYKPKHSSSTETIIQDDKVMLDCTVKANPAPTNTWDHLKEKISSSVLKSSALSLGNYTCTATNTLGRDSKEFIVKDGCPILLSPLDVVVEYGASFSVNCSYSATHQFGLSWDGFDGTVEESEEIFRFVDKATDWETNLTCYMSSNETQCSQDLPITIYKTPDSVFISTVNHRGPMMEGQQYELQCDVHNVAPVQNLTVKWYKGQTLLHQTIFTDTIKTPVNETVTLLIGPDRADDGAQYCEGTIIFHHMQR; from the exons ACAGTCAATGTCCTGTTCAAATCATCCCACGGAGTGTTGTTGTGAGGTACGGCGACAATGTTTCTGCTGACTGCAAAACTTCAGTCCTGCATGAAGGGATGGGATGGGAAGCCAGTGAGGGAGCAGTGCCCATGACCAAAAACCAGAATCTGATCACATGGAGAGTGCCAGAACTGACAGAATGGGACATAAAGCCTTTATGCTACATAAACTCTAAAAGATGCAATAACAATCAGTGTGAAATAGAGCTCCCAGTCACTGTTTTCA AGACTCCAGACAGTGTGTTCATCAGCACTGTGAATCACAGAGGACCAATGATGGAGGGACAGCAGTATGAGCTCCAGTGTGACGTTCACAATGTGGCTCCTGTTCAGAATCTCACTGTCAAATGGTACAAAGGACAGACTCTGCTGAAGCAAACCAACTTCACTGACACCATCGAGACTCCAGTGAATAAAACTATCACACTCCTGATCGGTCCAGACAGAGCTGATGATGGAGCTGAATACTGGTGTGAAGCAGAGCTGGATCTGGGAGCAGATGGACCTCAACCTCATCCTACAAATTCATCAAAACCTCTCAGCATTGCTGTATATT ATAAACCAAAACACTCCAGTTCAACAGAGACCATCATTCAAGACGATAAGGTCATGCTAGATTGTACAGTGAAGGCAAACCCGGCTCCTATGTACACATGGGATCATCTAAAAGAGAAGAACAGCTCCTCAGTGCTCAAGTCCTCAGCACTCAGTCTAGGAAACTACACGTGCACCGCCACAAACACTCTGGGAAGAGACAGCAAAGTGTTCATCGTCAAAG ACAGTCAATGTCCTGTTCAAATCATCCCACGGAGAGCTGTTGTGAGGTACGGCGACAATGTTTCTGCTGACTGCAAAACTTCAGTCCTGCATAAAGGGATGGGATGGGAAGCCAGTGAGGGAGCAGCGCCCATGACCAAAAACCAGAATCTGATCACATGGAGAGTGCCAGAACTGACAAAATGGGACATAAAACCAGTCTGCTACATATTCTATAAAATAGGCGATAAAGATCGGTGTGAAGTAGAGCTCCCAGCCACTGTTTACA AGACTCCAGACAGTGTGTTCATCAGCACTGTGAATCACAGAGGACCAGTGATGGAGGGACAGCAGTATGAGCTCCAGTGTGACGTTCACAATGTGGCTCCTGTTCAGAATCTCACTGTCAAATGGTACAAAGGACAGACTCTGCTGCATCAAACCAACTTCACTGACACCATCAAGACTCCAGTGAATAAAACTGTCACACTCCTGATTCGTCCAGACAGAGCTGATGATGGAGCTCAATACTGGTGTGAAGCAGAGCTGGATCTGGGAGCAGAAGGACCTCAACCTCATCCTACAAATTCATCAAAACCTCTCAGCATTGCTGTATATT ATAAACCAAAACACTCCAATTCAACAGAGACCATCATTCAAGATGATAAGGTCATGCTAGATTGTACAGTGAAGGCAAACCCGGCTCCTATGTACACATGGGATCATCTAAAAGAGAAGAACAGCTCCTCAGTGCTCAAGTCCTCAGCACTCAGTCCAGGAAACTACACGTGCACCGCCACAAACACTCTGGGAAGAGACAGCAAAGTGTTCATCGTCAGAG ATGGCTGCCCCATTTTGTTAAGTCCTCTTGATGTGGTGGTTGAATATGGAGCTTCATTTTCAGTGAACTGCTCCTACAGCGCCACACATCAATTTGGCTTGAGCTGGGATGGATTTGATGACACAGTGGAGGAGAGTGAAGAGATCTTCAGA TTGTGGATAGTAGTGACGGACTGGGAGACAAATCTAACGTGTTACATGTCCTCTAATGAAACACAGTGTTCACAGGATCTTCCAATTACTATTtaca AGACTCCAGACAGTGTGTTCATCAGCACTGTGAATCACAGAGGACCAATGACGGAGGGACAGCAGTATGAGCTCCAGTGTGACGTTTACAATGTGGCTCCTGTTCAGAATCTCACTGTCAAATGGTACAAAGGACAGACTCTGCTGCATCAAACCAACTTCACTGACACCACCGAGACT CAGGTGAATGAAACTGTCACACTCCTGATCCGTCCAGACAGAGCTGATGATGGAGCTCAATACTGGTGTGAAGCAGAGCTGGATCTGGGAGCAGAAGGACCTCAACCTCATCCTACTAATTCATCAAATCCTCTCAGCATTGCTGTATATT ATAAACCAAAACACTCCAGTTCAACAGAGACCATCATTCAAGACGATAAGGTCATGCTAGATTGTACAGTGAAGGCAAACCCGGCTCCTACGAACACATGGGATCATCTGAAAGAGAAGATCAGCTCCTCAGTGCTCAAGTCCTCAGCACTCAGTCTAGGAAACTACACGTGCACCGCCACAAACACTCTGGGAAGAGACAGCAAAGAGTTCATCGTCAAAG ATGGCTGCCCCATTTTGTTAAGTCCTCTTGATGTGGTGGTTGAATATGGAGCTTCATTTTCAGTGAACTGCTCCTACAGCGCCACACATCAATTTGGCTTGAGCTGGGATGGATTTGATGGCACAGTGGAGGAGAGTGAAGAGATCTTCAGATTTGTGGATAAAGCGACGGACTGGGAGACAAATCTAACGTGTTACATGTCCTCTAATGAAACACAGTGTTCACAGGATCTTCCAATTACTATTtaca AGACTCCAGACAGTGTGTTCATCAGCACTGTGAATCACAGAGGACCAATGATGGAGGGACAGCAGTATGAGCTCCAGTGTGACGTTCACAATGTGGCTCCTGTTCAGAATCTCACTGTCAAATGGTACAAAGGACAAACTCTGCTGCATCAAACCATCTTCACTGACACCATCAAGACTCCAGTGAATGAAACTGTCACACTTCTGATCGGTCCAGACAGAGCTGATGATGGAGCTCAATACTG TGAAGGAACTATCATATTTCATCACATGCAGAGATAG
- the LOC122136775 gene encoding vascular cell adhesion protein 1-like, translating into MYLCPPQINQKHSNSTETIIQDDKVMLDCTVKANPAPMYTWDHLKEKNSSSVLKSSALSLGNYTCTTTNTLGRDSKVFIVRDGCPILLSPLDVVVEYGASFSVNCSYSATHQFGLSWDGFDGTVEESEEIFRFVDKATDWETNLTCYMSSNETQCSQDLPITIYKTPDSVFISTVNHRGPMMEGQQYELQCDVHNVAPVQNLTVKWYKGQTLLHQTNFTDTIKTPVNETVTLLIGPDRADDGAQYWCEAELDLGAEGPQPHPTNSSKPLSIAVYC; encoded by the exons ATGTATCTCTGTCCTCCTCAGATAAACCAAAAACACTCCAATTCAACAGAGACCATCATTCAAGATGATAAGGTCATGCTAGATTGTACAGTGAAGGCAAACCCGGCTCCTATGTACACATGGGATCATCTAAAAGAGAAGAACAGCTCCTCAGTGCTCAAGTCCTCAGCACTCAGTCTAGGGAACTACACGTGCACCACCACAAACACTCTGGGAAGAGACAGCAAAGTGTTCATCGTCAGAG ATGGCTGCCCCATTTTGTTAAGTCCTCTTGATGTGGTGGTTGAATATGGAGCTTCATTTTCAGTGAACTGCTCCTACAGCGCCACACATCAATTTGGCTTGAGCTGGGATGGATTTGATGGCACAGTGGAGGAGAGTGAAGAGATCTTCAGATTTGTGGATAAAGCGACGGACTGGGAGACAAATCTAACGTGTTACATGTCCTCTAATGAAACACAGTGTTCACAGGATCTTCCAATTACTATTtaca AGACTCCAGACAGTGTGTTCATCAGCACTGTGAATCACAGAGGACCAATGATGGAGGGACAGCAGTATGAGCTCCAGTGTGACGTTCACAATGTGGCTCCTGTTCAGAATCTCACTGTCAAATGGTACAAAGGACAGACTCTGCTGCATCAAACCAACTTCACTGACACCATCAAGACTCCAGTGAATGAAACTGTCACACTTCTGATCGGTCCAGACAGAGCTGATGATGGAGCTCAATACTGGTGTGAAGCAGAGCTGGATCTGGGAGCAGAAGGACCTCAACCTCATCCTACAAATTCATCAAAACCTCTCAGCATTGCTGTATATTGTTAG